One segment of Rhodopirellula baltica SH 1 DNA contains the following:
- a CDS encoding ZIP family metal transporter encodes MFVPESLLAVYCVLIITASVSGGWLPSLVRMTHLRTQLLMSFVAGLMLGIAMLHLLPHSLHKISSASQAGGGVLVGIITMFILLRAFHTHVHGHGESHDHHHHAHEHDHDHSKDHKHPNDHSHPHSHTNAKRVSSKPLGWLGMLFGLGLHTLMDGVALAASIAAESQHSPWLGLAGLGTFLAVALHKPLDAFAITSVMSKGGWTSAQRTMVNLTFSMACPIGAIAFYFGATQFANTEALLGWGLALSAGFFICISLSDLLPEVAFHDHDRLKLTTALLLGVALAVGIESLPGHNHSITPLGQPAPIVDSSNVPNANP; translated from the coding sequence TTGTTTGTCCCCGAATCCCTGCTCGCGGTGTACTGCGTACTCATCATCACGGCCTCGGTCAGTGGTGGATGGTTGCCATCTTTGGTGCGGATGACCCACCTGCGAACTCAGCTTTTGATGAGCTTTGTCGCCGGGTTGATGCTGGGGATCGCGATGCTGCACTTGTTGCCGCATTCGCTGCACAAGATCAGTTCCGCGTCCCAGGCTGGCGGAGGCGTCTTGGTCGGCATCATCACGATGTTCATTCTGCTCCGCGCGTTCCACACGCACGTGCACGGCCACGGCGAATCGCATGATCATCATCACCATGCTCATGAGCACGACCATGACCATTCGAAGGACCACAAACACCCCAACGATCACAGCCACCCGCACTCCCATACCAATGCCAAACGCGTCAGCAGCAAACCACTCGGTTGGCTCGGCATGCTGTTTGGCTTAGGGCTTCACACACTGATGGACGGAGTCGCTTTGGCGGCCAGTATCGCGGCCGAGTCCCAACACTCGCCTTGGTTGGGGTTGGCAGGATTGGGCACGTTCCTCGCCGTTGCGCTTCACAAGCCATTGGACGCGTTCGCGATCACATCCGTGATGAGCAAGGGCGGCTGGACATCCGCCCAACGCACGATGGTGAACCTGACCTTTTCAATGGCCTGCCCGATTGGCGCGATCGCGTTTTACTTTGGTGCCACTCAATTTGCCAACACCGAAGCATTGCTTGGTTGGGGCCTGGCACTTTCAGCTGGATTCTTCATCTGCATATCGCTGTCGGACTTGCTTCCTGAAGTCGCGTTTCATGACCACGATCGTTTGAAGTTGACCACCGCACTTTTGCTCGGCGTTGCCCTGGCCGTTGGAATCGAAAGTCTGCCTGGGCACAACCATTCAATCACTCCACTTGGGCAACCTGCCCCGATCGTCGATAGCAGCAACGTGCCAAACGCGAATCCCTAG
- a CDS encoding cation diffusion facilitator family transporter, translating into MGSCDQNHSENSADNHENCGGLHHHGLTSAGQFDSVSDSRLLWSVLLNQALTVAQVIAGILSGSVALLSDAAHNFSDANSLLIAYIARRIARKEANQRYTFGYRRAELIGATINLTLLAVVGCYLVYEAVHRFFDPQPIIGWLMAVTAAVALVVDLGTAFLLWAMSKGSLNVRAAFIHNLVDAAGSVAVLIGAAAVIYLKWLWVDSILTLLIATYILYQVWQMLPEATRILMEGAPANFHFDEMMADLGGMDGVSGIHHVHLWELDESHRALEAHVVIEPTRFEDLETIKREIKLYLTSEHNIRHSTLEFEFAGTSDCHDSDGNLIHDGCS; encoded by the coding sequence ATGGGAAGTTGCGATCAAAATCACTCCGAAAATTCGGCGGACAATCATGAAAACTGTGGAGGCTTGCATCATCATGGCCTGACCTCCGCCGGTCAATTTGACTCGGTCAGTGATTCAAGATTGCTTTGGTCGGTGTTGCTAAACCAAGCCCTTACGGTTGCCCAGGTCATCGCCGGTATTCTGTCAGGCAGTGTTGCCTTGCTGTCCGATGCGGCCCACAACTTCAGCGATGCTAACTCGTTGCTGATCGCCTACATCGCTCGGCGGATTGCCCGCAAGGAAGCAAACCAGCGTTACACGTTTGGTTACCGCCGAGCCGAACTGATCGGGGCCACGATCAATCTCACACTTCTAGCCGTCGTCGGTTGTTACCTGGTCTATGAAGCGGTCCATCGCTTCTTTGACCCACAACCGATCATCGGCTGGCTGATGGCGGTGACTGCTGCGGTCGCTTTGGTCGTCGACCTTGGCACTGCGTTTCTACTGTGGGCGATGAGCAAAGGTTCGCTGAACGTCCGGGCCGCCTTTATTCACAACTTGGTCGACGCTGCGGGCAGCGTTGCGGTGCTCATCGGGGCCGCAGCCGTGATCTATTTGAAATGGCTTTGGGTGGACTCGATTCTGACGCTGTTGATTGCGACCTACATTCTCTATCAAGTCTGGCAGATGCTTCCAGAAGCAACTCGAATTCTGATGGAAGGTGCCCCCGCCAACTTCCATTTCGATGAAATGATGGCCGATCTCGGTGGGATGGATGGCGTATCGGGTATTCACCACGTCCATCTTTGGGAACTGGATGAATCACATCGGGCGTTGGAAGCGCATGTCGTGATTGAGCCCACACGGTTTGAGGATCTTGAAACAATTAAACGCGAGATCAAGTTGTATCTCACCAGCGAACACAACATCCGTCATTCCACGCTGGAATTTGAATTCGCTGGCACATCGGACTGCCATGATTCCGACGGCAATCTGATCCATGACGGCTGCTCATAG
- a CDS encoding alkaline phosphatase D family protein: MTRFPSTAFAFALVALALISSTAFAQRDPNRMTHGPMLGQPSSTSVAVWARTSDAGEFTVHYGTRPPENHGGDLSDHVSEPGQTRIEHDNTGVTLLRDLKPDTRYHYRIYVNDRPQGEPGTFRTLPDEAGSKSEHNPDGLFNFRFQIGSCANQNPLHGIGHDSPTYKHLNQDWADKVHFHIMNGDWLYEELREYPAEAWRLTQGIDELPQVVQTMPTVTGVWENYKLYLTRNHALSTWHRNVPSLFTFDDHELVNDIWGASEAGKRHRRTVFRDIGTYAWNDYLGWANPFESKQRLHVGTAKLTAGSDLLVDRQTNFRQLPLNEMLNLHVHWGTDTAGVNDMIYDTDDGEANSYVYDIVEVVDEHTVRLHMPAKADGQVSYSIGQRSYGKFSVSNCDFFLLDTRGDRDMHDVSQRDKPGVSMLGKHQREWLLREMRASDAKFTFLISSVPMMIPHSGAGGFEADDANKEEAWTGFLDEREILIDAWDEMDKQVFVMTGDLHNSFAIRVTDNVWEFCCGPHNSVNHVPELDESNRPATGRFQFGPRECDIRWSSYVLADLPRLERLYPHFCVVQVNNVFNMPIKQGDKRLVAYPHPQVVFQYYDGWTGELAYAESVSLPRE, encoded by the coding sequence ATGACACGATTCCCATCGACCGCGTTTGCCTTCGCACTTGTTGCTCTGGCCTTAATTTCGTCGACCGCATTCGCCCAACGCGACCCCAATCGAATGACCCACGGCCCGATGTTGGGTCAACCGTCGTCCACCAGCGTCGCCGTCTGGGCTCGCACATCGGACGCCGGCGAGTTCACCGTTCACTATGGAACCCGTCCACCCGAAAACCATGGCGGGGATTTGTCGGACCACGTCAGCGAACCGGGACAAACACGCATCGAACACGACAACACCGGTGTGACGCTCCTACGCGATCTCAAACCCGACACGCGTTATCACTACAGAATCTATGTGAACGATCGTCCTCAGGGTGAACCGGGAACGTTCCGCACGTTGCCCGATGAAGCGGGATCCAAGTCAGAACACAATCCTGATGGACTGTTCAACTTTCGATTTCAAATTGGTTCCTGTGCCAACCAAAACCCACTGCATGGAATCGGACACGACAGCCCCACGTACAAACACCTCAATCAAGATTGGGCGGACAAAGTTCACTTCCACATCATGAATGGTGACTGGTTGTACGAAGAACTGCGAGAATACCCAGCCGAAGCATGGCGACTCACCCAAGGCATCGATGAACTGCCACAAGTGGTCCAAACCATGCCAACCGTGACCGGTGTGTGGGAAAACTACAAACTCTATCTCACCCGCAACCATGCCCTCTCGACTTGGCATCGCAACGTGCCGTCGCTGTTCACCTTCGATGACCACGAGTTGGTCAACGACATCTGGGGAGCCTCCGAAGCGGGCAAACGCCACCGTCGAACTGTCTTTCGCGACATTGGAACCTATGCCTGGAACGACTACCTCGGCTGGGCCAACCCATTCGAATCCAAACAACGTTTGCACGTTGGAACTGCGAAGCTAACCGCCGGCAGCGATCTGCTGGTTGATCGCCAAACCAACTTTCGACAGTTGCCATTGAATGAGATGCTGAACCTGCACGTTCACTGGGGAACTGATACCGCTGGCGTCAACGACATGATTTACGACACCGACGACGGGGAAGCCAACTCATACGTCTATGACATCGTGGAAGTGGTGGACGAACACACGGTTCGACTTCACATGCCTGCCAAGGCGGACGGCCAAGTCAGCTACTCCATCGGCCAACGCAGCTATGGCAAATTCAGTGTCTCCAACTGCGACTTCTTTTTGCTCGACACGCGCGGCGACCGCGACATGCACGATGTTTCGCAGCGAGACAAACCGGGCGTTTCGATGCTCGGCAAACATCAACGCGAATGGCTGCTGCGTGAGATGCGAGCCAGCGACGCGAAATTTACGTTTCTGATTTCAAGCGTCCCGATGATGATCCCGCACAGTGGCGCCGGTGGATTCGAAGCCGACGACGCCAACAAAGAAGAAGCCTGGACGGGCTTTCTCGACGAGCGAGAGATACTGATCGATGCCTGGGACGAAATGGACAAACAAGTCTTCGTGATGACCGGCGATCTTCACAACAGTTTCGCAATTCGTGTGACCGACAACGTTTGGGAATTCTGCTGCGGGCCTCACAACAGCGTCAATCACGTGCCTGAACTTGACGAAAGCAATCGACCGGCGACCGGACGATTTCAATTTGGGCCACGGGAATGCGACATCCGCTGGAGCAGTTACGTGCTGGCCGACCTGCCACGCTTGGAACGACTGTACCCACATTTCTGCGTGGTGCAGGTCAACAACGTCTTCAACATGCCGATCAAGCAAGGCGACAAACGGCTGGTCGCCTACCCGCATCCGCAGGTTGTTTTCCAGTACTACGACGGCTGGACTGGCGAACTGGCTTACGCTGAGTCTGTTTCCTTGCCGCGGGAATGA
- a CDS encoding alkaline phosphatase family protein, whose amino-acid sequence MQITPHGRYMSWFRLNSVGVVWVCLASIFASTANAGEPKVLTIGIDGLRRDAFVAANTPHMDSLAENGTLCLETRVTSDDVTDSDTVSGPGWTTFLTGVWADRHGVLDNSFKGRDAKAAPHGFALAKQVKPNLRTASYLCWTPLRTHVTTDADIDVVVTPGKNATASTVWKAADQSLAWSAIPVLRNDDVDWTFIYFGSTDETGHSYGFHPSVPPYVAAIENVDRMVGELIAAVKERETYADEDWLVLISTDHGGEGTGHGGGRENPNVFTAPMIVSGDAAMKSDGIERAKGLSSPATVDLVTVALTHLQIPINPKWQLAGSADGWLETTPTTAEAKSE is encoded by the coding sequence ATGCAGATCACACCACACGGTCGCTATATGAGTTGGTTTCGTTTGAATTCGGTTGGCGTTGTTTGGGTTTGTTTGGCATCCATATTTGCGTCGACCGCAAATGCGGGCGAACCCAAGGTGTTGACGATTGGCATTGATGGTTTGAGGCGAGATGCATTTGTTGCTGCTAACACACCTCACATGGATTCGCTCGCTGAGAACGGCACGTTGTGTTTGGAGACCCGAGTGACGTCCGATGATGTTACTGACAGTGACACTGTCAGTGGACCGGGATGGACCACTTTTTTAACGGGTGTTTGGGCGGATCGACACGGCGTGCTCGACAACTCGTTCAAAGGCCGCGATGCAAAGGCCGCACCACACGGTTTCGCATTGGCCAAGCAAGTCAAACCGAATCTGAGGACTGCGTCGTACCTGTGTTGGACACCGCTGAGAACTCACGTGACAACGGACGCCGACATCGATGTTGTTGTCACGCCCGGCAAGAACGCCACGGCCTCAACGGTTTGGAAGGCAGCCGACCAATCATTGGCCTGGTCAGCGATCCCTGTCTTGCGAAACGATGACGTGGATTGGACGTTCATCTACTTTGGGTCGACCGATGAAACCGGTCACTCCTACGGTTTTCATCCTAGCGTGCCGCCTTACGTCGCAGCCATCGAGAACGTAGATCGAATGGTGGGTGAGTTGATCGCTGCGGTCAAAGAGCGGGAGACTTACGCCGATGAAGATTGGCTGGTTCTCATCAGCACCGATCATGGTGGCGAAGGAACTGGCCACGGCGGAGGCCGTGAAAATCCGAACGTCTTCACGGCGCCGATGATTGTCAGTGGAGATGCTGCGATGAAGAGTGACGGAATCGAACGGGCCAAAGGATTATCATCACCAGCGACGGTGGATTTGGTCACCGTCGCGTTGACTCATCTTCAGATCCCAATCAATCCGAAGTGGCAACTGGCCGGCAGTGCGGATGGTTGGCTAGAGACAACGCCCACGACTGCCGAAGCCAAATCCGAATGA
- a CDS encoding acylphosphatase, producing the protein MNAIKQTRKVVRYRGDVQGVGFRANAIHQGRGLNIKGFVRNEPDGDVLLDVQGPTNDLKELLRRIGSSMERKINETLIDEREPLPDREKFSIRY; encoded by the coding sequence ATGAATGCTATCAAACAAACCAGAAAGGTCGTCCGATATCGTGGAGACGTGCAAGGAGTTGGATTCCGAGCCAACGCAATTCACCAGGGTCGTGGCCTCAACATCAAAGGCTTCGTACGCAACGAGCCCGATGGAGACGTCCTTCTAGACGTGCAAGGGCCGACAAACGACCTCAAGGAACTGCTACGACGGATCGGCAGCTCGATGGAAAGAAAGATCAACGAGACATTGATCGACGAACGAGAGCCACTGCCGGACCGAGAAAAATTCTCGATCCGGTATTAG
- the gyrA gene encoding DNA gyrase subunit A encodes MAEDGENQEPGDENAGEVNGSTGDNNGQENGTENTETGAGGGAQVPPGGGKPPGGGKPPGGGKPPGGAEPPSGGGPTGGSGNPDPHGGHGALRMVDLPIEDELRESYLTYAMSVIVSRALPDVRDGLKPSQRRILVAMNDLNLGPGSKRVKCAKISGDTSGNYHPHGESVIYPTLVRMAQEWNMRCLLIDKQGNFGSVAGLPPAAMRYTEARMGAVAAAMLDDLKLDTVDYIPTYDEARTEPTVLPSKFPNLLINGSGGIAVGMATSIPPHNPTEVCDALIKLIEEPDTSIDELCEIIPGPDFPTGGIICGRAGVRRGYKTGRSTMVVRARCQIEEMKGNRHRIVVTEIPYQQYRDRIIEKIAALVNGDRIKGISGIRDESDLKEPVRLVVELKRGEDPDVILNQLYQFSPLQDTFSLIFLALVDGKPRELTLKEMLAEFLRHRVTVIRRRTQFLLARARRRKHTVEGLLLALANIDEIIQTIRTSRTQPEAKERLMGIACPASMMQRALGDEGFKQFQLERGEADSYTLTSVQTDEILRMRLGQLVNLEQEKLSGEHAELLKEIIDYIDILGSPSRINGIIKEDLEEMKRRFGDKRRTEISHEELGNIDLEDLITEETMVVSISHRGYIKRTPTSVYNTQRRGGKGMKGAKSDNEDPIEHLFVASTHAYLLFFTTAGKVRWQKVYDIPQLARDAKGRAIVNLLQMEEGEQIAECLAVRDFNQPGHTIVMTTKSGLVKKTPLEQYSRPKRGGIIAIKLREGDELVDAAVVGPGDEIIMVTSDGMAIRFRESDSRPMGRNTSGVKGISLVGDDAVVGMVVTDPEATLLTVCKNGYGKRTPFGPNLADVSETDADESSEGGDDEAATASGSARYRTQKRGGKGLRDIKTSKRNGKVIGIARVNDDDELFLMTAKGKLQRISAGDINVIGRNTQGVRIMNVDEGDELIAVVRVPAEENAEEAAEAEATAVAEPVAETDASPEADAGSETDAAPE; translated from the coding sequence TTGGCTGAAGACGGCGAAAATCAGGAACCAGGCGACGAAAACGCGGGCGAAGTGAACGGATCCACCGGGGATAACAACGGCCAAGAAAACGGGACCGAAAACACCGAAACCGGTGCTGGTGGCGGGGCGCAGGTTCCTCCCGGTGGCGGCAAACCTCCCGGTGGCGGCAAACCTCCCGGTGGCGGCAAACCTCCCGGCGGTGCGGAACCACCATCGGGTGGCGGTCCCACGGGCGGTTCGGGCAATCCCGATCCCCACGGAGGCCATGGAGCACTTCGGATGGTGGATCTACCAATCGAAGACGAGCTTCGTGAGAGCTATCTGACCTACGCGATGAGCGTGATTGTCAGCCGTGCATTGCCCGATGTGCGTGACGGATTGAAACCGTCGCAGCGTCGGATCTTGGTGGCGATGAATGACCTGAACCTCGGCCCAGGCAGCAAGCGGGTCAAATGCGCCAAGATTTCCGGTGACACCTCGGGTAACTATCACCCTCACGGTGAAAGTGTGATTTATCCGACGCTCGTTCGGATGGCCCAAGAGTGGAACATGCGATGCTTGTTGATCGACAAGCAGGGAAACTTCGGTAGCGTCGCGGGTTTGCCTCCGGCTGCTATGCGATACACGGAAGCTCGAATGGGGGCCGTCGCAGCAGCAATGCTAGACGACCTCAAACTTGACACGGTCGATTACATTCCGACGTACGATGAAGCGAGAACCGAACCAACGGTCTTGCCCAGCAAGTTCCCCAACCTGCTCATCAACGGTTCGGGCGGTATCGCGGTCGGGATGGCGACCAGCATCCCGCCTCACAACCCAACCGAAGTTTGCGATGCACTGATCAAGCTGATTGAAGAACCAGACACGTCGATTGACGAGTTGTGCGAGATCATCCCCGGTCCTGACTTCCCAACCGGAGGCATCATCTGCGGCCGCGCCGGTGTGCGTCGAGGTTACAAGACCGGACGAAGCACGATGGTCGTGCGTGCTCGTTGCCAAATCGAAGAGATGAAGGGCAACCGGCATCGCATCGTTGTCACCGAAATTCCGTACCAGCAATATCGTGACCGGATCATCGAAAAGATCGCGGCGCTCGTGAATGGAGACCGAATCAAGGGAATCTCCGGAATTCGCGATGAAAGCGATTTGAAGGAACCCGTTCGGTTGGTGGTGGAACTGAAGCGTGGCGAAGATCCCGATGTGATCTTGAACCAGCTGTACCAGTTTTCGCCGCTGCAAGACACGTTCTCACTGATCTTCCTGGCGCTCGTCGACGGCAAGCCTCGCGAGTTGACGCTGAAGGAGATGTTGGCCGAATTTCTGCGTCACCGCGTGACCGTGATTCGTCGCCGAACTCAGTTCTTGTTGGCCCGAGCACGTCGTCGCAAGCACACCGTCGAAGGGTTGCTGCTGGCACTCGCCAACATCGACGAGATCATTCAAACGATTCGCACCAGCCGCACTCAACCCGAAGCCAAAGAACGCTTGATGGGCATCGCCTGCCCAGCATCGATGATGCAGCGGGCTCTTGGCGACGAAGGGTTCAAGCAGTTCCAATTGGAACGCGGCGAAGCCGATTCTTACACGCTGACGAGCGTCCAAACCGACGAAATCCTTCGCATGCGTTTGGGGCAATTGGTCAACCTGGAACAGGAAAAACTCTCCGGCGAGCATGCTGAATTGCTGAAGGAAATCATCGACTACATCGATATCCTCGGCAGCCCAAGCCGCATCAACGGCATCATCAAAGAAGATCTCGAAGAGATGAAGCGTCGCTTCGGTGACAAGCGTCGAACCGAGATCAGCCACGAAGAACTTGGCAACATCGACCTGGAAGATCTGATCACGGAAGAGACGATGGTGGTTTCCATCAGTCACCGTGGTTACATCAAACGCACACCGACCAGCGTTTACAACACGCAGCGTCGTGGTGGAAAAGGCATGAAGGGTGCCAAGAGCGATAACGAAGATCCAATCGAACACTTGTTCGTCGCCAGCACGCACGCTTACCTGTTGTTCTTCACAACGGCAGGGAAAGTTCGTTGGCAAAAGGTTTATGACATCCCGCAGCTCGCTCGCGATGCCAAAGGCCGTGCGATCGTGAACCTGTTGCAGATGGAAGAAGGCGAACAGATTGCCGAGTGCTTGGCCGTTCGCGATTTCAACCAGCCCGGTCATACGATTGTGATGACAACCAAAAGCGGCTTGGTGAAGAAGACTCCGCTGGAACAGTACAGCCGACCGAAACGGGGTGGCATCATCGCCATCAAACTTCGCGAAGGCGATGAGTTAGTCGATGCCGCCGTGGTTGGTCCTGGTGATGAAATCATCATGGTCACGTCCGATGGCATGGCGATTCGTTTCCGCGAATCAGATTCTCGCCCGATGGGCCGCAACACGTCCGGCGTGAAGGGAATCTCGTTGGTTGGCGACGACGCCGTGGTGGGAATGGTTGTGACCGATCCCGAAGCGACTTTGCTGACCGTTTGTAAAAATGGTTACGGCAAACGCACGCCGTTCGGACCCAATTTGGCGGATGTTTCCGAAACCGACGCGGACGAGTCCAGCGAAGGTGGAGACGACGAAGCGGCAACTGCCAGCGGTTCGGCTCGCTACCGCACGCAGAAACGCGGTGGTAAAGGGTTGCGAGACATCAAGACCAGCAAGCGGAACGGCAAGGTGATCGGAATCGCTCGCGTCAACGATGATGACGAGTTGTTCTTGATGACCGCAAAAGGCAAACTGCAACGAATCAGTGCCGGCGACATCAACGTGATTGGTCGTAACACGCAAGGTGTTCGCATCATGAACGTGGACGAAGGCGATGAGCTGATTGCCGTTGTCCGCGTGCCAGCCGAAGAGAACGCAGAAGAAGCGGCGGAAGCCGAAGCCACCGCAGTCGCGGAGCCAGTTGCCGAAACGGATGCCAGCCCTGAAGCAGACGCGGGATCCGAAACTGACGCTGCTCCAGAATGA
- a CDS encoding AAA family ATPase: MSSPSDDAILQSIRLYREALQQTLNLFVESGEIAEGSYGWLAGENASASVDNRNMPQQMADLHEGFVMKVFATMVPASSARNLEQRQLGRILLEHVWGETVQGSKLHEAIDWLITTAEGFSWYEVTRPFLELPSLRDRWGEVITAATRMAHLIAMVDGDDSSVERSRLQSMLDGLENAKQVAKSPTSVTAPTSPSDSPTVDHQADLDNAREAISWLRSEAKRLREGTGHDAANKPTPTRAGGGSPASTEPAKPSTKETAEQDDRTPEERLAEARAKLDRLIGLDAIKNQIQTLANFLAMERHRAKEGLPTTKPSLHMAFVGNPGTGKTTVARIIAEIYGGLGVLEKGHLVETDRSGLVAEYAGQTGPKTNAKIDEALDGVLFIDEAYTLIDESGQDQYGREAIQTLLKRMEDQRDRLVVILAGYPKEMTKMIRSNPGLSSRVGTTMHFDDYDPEALCRIFELIAAKAQYVIPTESRRRLLRGFTHLYFNRDRHFGNGRTSRNSFERSVRRLANRIAGSTEITRELLTTLEPSDIEIPDLTDAQLDAMTEPSGMIRVTCPHCDTPQVIEDTLMGTTTNCNSCSEPMEVQWGSPVIDLKAPAESNPEQDSPS; this comes from the coding sequence ATGAGTTCCCCCAGCGACGACGCGATCCTGCAATCCATTCGGCTGTATCGCGAAGCCCTTCAGCAAACGCTGAATCTGTTCGTCGAATCGGGTGAAATCGCCGAAGGCAGCTACGGTTGGCTGGCCGGCGAGAATGCCTCCGCGTCCGTCGACAACCGCAACATGCCACAACAGATGGCCGACCTGCACGAAGGATTCGTGATGAAGGTTTTCGCAACGATGGTGCCCGCCAGCAGCGCTCGAAATTTGGAACAACGACAGCTCGGTCGCATCCTGCTGGAACACGTTTGGGGCGAAACCGTCCAAGGCAGCAAACTGCATGAAGCGATCGATTGGCTGATCACCACCGCCGAAGGTTTCTCCTGGTACGAAGTCACACGGCCGTTCCTGGAACTGCCTTCGCTTCGCGATCGATGGGGTGAAGTCATCACCGCCGCCACCCGCATGGCGCACTTGATCGCGATGGTCGACGGCGACGACAGCAGCGTCGAACGCTCGCGTTTGCAATCGATGCTCGACGGGCTCGAAAACGCGAAACAGGTCGCCAAGTCACCTACCAGCGTCACCGCGCCGACCTCGCCATCCGATTCACCGACGGTGGATCATCAAGCCGACCTGGACAACGCACGTGAAGCGATTTCGTGGTTGCGTTCAGAAGCCAAACGACTGCGGGAAGGAACCGGCCACGACGCCGCAAACAAGCCCACACCCACCCGCGCCGGCGGTGGATCCCCCGCATCCACCGAGCCAGCCAAACCGTCCACCAAAGAAACCGCTGAGCAAGACGATCGCACCCCGGAAGAACGCTTGGCCGAAGCGCGAGCCAAACTGGATCGCTTGATCGGACTGGACGCGATCAAGAATCAAATCCAAACGCTTGCAAACTTCCTGGCAATGGAACGCCACCGCGCCAAAGAAGGTTTGCCAACGACCAAACCCAGCCTGCATATGGCTTTTGTTGGAAACCCGGGAACCGGTAAAACCACCGTCGCACGAATCATCGCCGAAATCTACGGCGGACTGGGCGTGCTCGAAAAAGGCCACTTGGTCGAAACCGATCGCAGCGGCTTGGTTGCCGAGTACGCCGGCCAAACCGGTCCCAAAACAAATGCCAAAATCGATGAAGCACTCGATGGTGTTCTCTTCATCGACGAAGCCTACACGCTGATCGATGAAAGCGGCCAAGACCAGTACGGCCGCGAAGCGATCCAAACGCTGCTGAAACGAATGGAAGACCAACGCGATCGATTGGTCGTGATCTTGGCGGGCTATCCCAAAGAAATGACCAAGATGATCCGCAGCAACCCGGGACTGAGCTCTCGGGTCGGCACCACGATGCACTTCGACGATTACGATCCCGAGGCCCTGTGCCGGATCTTTGAACTGATTGCCGCGAAGGCTCAGTACGTCATTCCAACCGAAAGCCGACGACGACTACTGCGAGGCTTCACGCACCTCTACTTCAATCGCGATCGGCACTTCGGCAACGGCCGAACGTCTCGCAACTCGTTTGAACGCAGCGTCCGGAGACTGGCAAACCGCATCGCGGGTTCGACGGAAATCACGCGAGAATTGCTGACAACGCTTGAGCCATCTGACATCGAGATCCCAGATCTGACGGACGCGCAGCTCGATGCGATGACCGAACCAAGCGGGATGATCCGAGTCACCTGCCCACACTGCGACACGCCTCAGGTGATCGAAGACACCCTGATGGGCACAACGACCAACTGCAATTCCTGCAGCGAACCGATGGAAGTCCAATGGGGCAGCCCGGTGATCGACCTGAAAGCCCCCGCCGAATCAAACCCCGAGCAGGATAGCCCAAGCTAA
- a CDS encoding class I SAM-dependent methyltransferase, whose amino-acid sequence MSDSAQGYDRLARWYWLLEKPVFRNDLQLARTALLPELPPVHQMLILGDGDGRLLAEVLRVQPQTHVTSVEQSPEMIRLQRERVSQMGASAQVTFVCADATRWDTGGKTFDCVVAAFFLDCFTEAELRLHLPRWLDWVARRGWFYHVDFVMPASGWRRKRAAFWSRVMHVFFAWQTGLSSKSLVAVEPFLDSDQWKVHRTKFLNHGFLQSRLYRRLAVDDMEEDTGIA is encoded by the coding sequence TTGAGCGACTCAGCCCAAGGTTATGACCGATTGGCTCGGTGGTATTGGTTGCTGGAAAAGCCGGTCTTTCGCAACGACCTGCAACTCGCTCGCACGGCTCTGCTGCCTGAGTTGCCTCCGGTCCATCAAATGTTGATCCTGGGCGATGGTGATGGGCGTTTGTTGGCGGAAGTCTTGCGGGTGCAGCCGCAGACGCACGTGACCAGTGTCGAGCAAAGCCCGGAAATGATTCGGCTCCAGCGAGAGCGGGTGAGCCAGATGGGTGCCTCTGCTCAGGTTACCTTCGTTTGCGCAGATGCAACGCGTTGGGATACCGGCGGAAAAACGTTTGATTGTGTCGTTGCGGCGTTCTTCTTGGACTGTTTCACCGAAGCGGAATTGCGACTTCATTTACCGCGATGGTTGGATTGGGTCGCACGGCGAGGTTGGTTCTATCACGTTGATTTTGTGATGCCCGCGTCAGGATGGCGGCGGAAGAGAGCAGCGTTTTGGAGCCGGGTGATGCATGTTTTCTTCGCCTGGCAAACCGGTCTTTCATCAAAATCTTTGGTCGCGGTGGAGCCGTTCTTGGACTCCGACCAGTGGAAAGTTCATCGAACCAAGTTCCTCAATCATGGTTTTCTCCAATCGCGGCTGTATCGACGTTTGGCGGTCGACGACATGGAGGAAGACACCGGGATCGCGTAG